The Chiloscyllium plagiosum isolate BGI_BamShark_2017 chromosome 3, ASM401019v2, whole genome shotgun sequence genomic interval aggaaggttggatagactgggtttgttttcactggaacacaggaggttgagggggtgacctgatagaagattataagattgtgaatggcctggataaactgggaagtatgaggctttttcccaggatagagggGTCAGTTactcagggacacaggttcaaggtgtgcaggggagtttaaaagagagatgccaggcacatttttcacacaaagggtggtgagtgcctggaacacattaccagaggaggtggtggaagcagacacaatagcaacattcaagaaacacctggatgaataaTGAATGGGAAAGAAATAAAGAGTTATGGATCCGGTAAGTGAAGACGGTTTTGGTATGGAAGGGCACAAtgtgttggcgcaggcttggagggccgaagggcctgttactgtgctggaTTGTTCTTTGCTGATGCAGTGCCAATGaactgggctgctttgtcctggatggtgttgagcttctgaAATGATTCtcagattgttttatgaggaaaggctagacaggctgggtctgtatcctctagagtttagaagtgTTTGTGGTGACTTCGTTAAAACATAGAAGGTTCTGAAGTGATTTGATTGGGTGGAtatcaaaaggatgtttcctcttgtgggagttTTGAATGAATAgtgataatttaaaaataaaaggaacacccatttaaaacagatgaggaaacattttttctgtCTGTGTTAAGAATCTTTGGAATCCCGAAAGGTAATGgatgcagaattttaaaatattttttaggCAGAAGTGTATagtctttcatccccttggtaatgaAGGACTTATTGGGCATATGCAGGactgtagagttgaggttaaaatccaaTCAGCCACGATTTtattgaacagcaaagaagggtCAAAGAGCTGAGTGGCCGATTCTTGCTTGTGTGTACGTATGTCCTTATGAGTTAGAGTTGCCCCAGTTCAGGCAAGttgggaatattctatcacattcctgatgtgtgccttgtagatggtggacaggcttcgaggaggcagaaggtgagttacttgctgcagagttcccagccactgatctgctgttgtagctGTTGTGTTTACAAGGTGaagccagttgagtttctggtcagtgatgactttcaggatgttgatagtggaggatttaaTGATGGGTAACataattgaatgtcaaagggaaatAGTTAGATTCTCTGTCATTAGAGGTAGTTatcgcctggcatttgtgtggcacacatgttacttgccacttgtccgTGTCTTGTTCGTCCATACAGCTGACCTCTGTCCTCATTGTGTTCCTGTTGGGTGAGTTTATTGCCTTGGGACTTCTATCTAGTTTCCTATCCATTACATCCTGTCTTTCCTGAACCCATGCTTTTCCCTAAGGTGTGACAATGTTCTGGATGAAACTGTCCGGAAATTCCTTTGTGAGTCAGAGTTTCTGTAAGTTACATTCAGGCTCAGTGACTCTGAGCTGGAGAATTTCAAAGTGGAGGTGTATTTGTTTTGAATATCTTGACCACTAGCTCCTACATTCTACAGTCCAAGTACACAGCCAACTCTGACAGCTTCAACTgaactttatttatttaattagggTCTTTGTTCAAAGAATATGTGCACTTACCATTGAGTAGTTTAACTAGGTAAGCAATGAATTTGATTCTGTGTTTGTACTTAGCTGTGCCTAGATTAAATGACTCTGTTAGTATTGAGAGAAAAAACCTTAAAGATAATCAAACAGTTTCTTACCTGCTTACCTGATTAAAGTCTTTTTAACCTCAGATTGCAGGTCTGTGTATTCCTCTCTTGGAGCAAGCCCTGTTCTCTGGTAAAAAGTTAAACAACATCTGTTCTCTCACCCACTGAATATCCCTGAATTGAGTAAATGCAGCAAAATTGAATGTGATTCTCAGAGAGTCAACAAAGCCACAGCCTGATTTGTTGAGTCTATTTATGAAAGTCAGTGTGTTCACcattctgttcattctgaaaTCACAGGAGATGGTCTCTGCCTCTGGGCACTGGCTATCTCACTGTCGGTTGCTCTGTATCACTGTCTCACTATCCCATAGTTATTTGAGTAGGATTGAAGAGACCTTGTGTTCAGCAGATTGAATTTAGAGATCACAGCGTCAATACCTGTGTTGACACAATCTGTTGCTTTGAAACTGCATGCATGTTTGTGAGAGTCAGTTTGAGAGGCAGGAATGATTTCATTGTATTTCCAATAGAGCAGCAGTTATTGTggaaggtttaccaggttgtGGGGCTGGTCATTGATTTAACTTAGGAAAATTATTGCAAATGGAACAACTTAGCAGCTGAAGTCACAAGATATGTTCAGATTCTGTGGAACACATTGTAAGTCAGTTGTCTGAGTCAGAAATACTTATATCTGTTCTCAGTGAGTTCATCCCAGGGCTGAATCAAGTTGTTGCCACACTGTGTCAGGATTGTGAGGGCAGTGAGCCAGACTGGAGAGGAGAGTACTACTGACCTGTCCGGATGCAGGAAAAGAGGCTGAGGGAGGGCAGTCCCCAACAGTGCAGTGTTTGAGAAGGATTTGGAGCTGTTCATTGCTGCACAGAACCACCACTCAGCACCATTGGCTGTGAGAGCTGATGAGGGCTACAGTCTGAGCTGGTAACTGCTTCTGTGTGTCCTGTCATTCAGCACCATGTTGTCACACCCCTTAGGGGGTGGAATTATCAAAATTTAATAAAGTATAAGCCAGTCAGCTCATACGTCTGTTAACCAAAGCAgacattattggagaaactcagtaggtctggcagcatttgtggatggAGAAACAATTAGGGTTTTGAATTTGATGTCTCTTCATTGACCTTGTCAGCTTGGAGCTATCTGCCATCCCTGAATTCTCTCCAAATATCATGTCAAATTTTACTTGAACAGCTTCTCTGTCCCTGTTGAACACGATTGCACTGTTTGAGAAGTGTTCCTCTGGTTTTCCCAATCTGCTTCTGTCGGAACTCGAAATGTGTGGCTGAGAAAATGTTGAACACAGTTTCTCTTCTTTAGCCCTCACATCCTTTAGCTGTTCACCCAGGCTTACCCCCAGACCCTCTCTGCTCCTGTGAACACAACCCcgcatcttcagctgtttcattccaAGTCTCAATCATGTCAAGATACTCAAGAAGTGAGACCAATCTTAGGGGCAGAGATTAGGAAGAGGATTTCTTGCTATTATGAATGATACTGATAAAGCAAATGAAGAGGAACAGGCAGGAGGTTTTTGTCAAAGGAGACAGGTAGATATAACCAGGTTTTTTCTATGTAGAGGGTTTTGACCCGGAGCATACTGGATGAGCTGTGATGTATGATCAAAAATAACGTGCAATGAGCTCCCTGAAAGAGCCAGCAGACACACAATGGGCTGCAAGTCCTTCTCCTGTGTTGTATTAATCAAAGATCCTGTAACTCTGTTCCCTGACCTTACCTTGCTGTGTATTCTCATTGATCTAACTTTGTTGTTTTCAAGGTTCGGGCTATGAGGCTGTCATTTGTTGGTGAGCTAGGCTGGGAGTTGCATGTGCCAAGGGAATCCTGTGTCGCTGTTCATCGTGCTGTGATGCAGTCTGGGGCAAAATTTGGAATCGCCAATGCTGGTTACAGAGCCATTGATTCACTGAGTATTGAGAAAGGTAAGTACTGTCAGAGTGCACAATACTGCAATGCAAAGTGAACCCACACTCTCATTAAAGCCATGGTCAAACGGTCGGTGTGAGAGTTCTCTCTAACAAGAACCTCTTCCTGCACTTTGACCTGAACAGGACTTACTGTTCACACTGAGGCCTATTTCTGATTCAGTTGTTTTTATCTTATAACGTTTCAATTGTTTCAGCTGGTGGGATAGACTCTGAGGGAGGAGGATTTCCAGCCGTGAACACTGACTGCATGTCTGTCAAAAACAAACACTGAAACATTTTTGACAACAGTGAAAGAGACAGTCATAGATAATGAAAGGTTTACCTGATTGACCATtctgactgagggagtgccgcactgtcggagggtcagtgctgagggagtgccgcactgtcggagggtcagcactgagggagtgccgcactgtcggagggtcagcactgtgggagtgctgtactgtcggagggtcagcgctgaggagcctgcactgtcggagggtcagtgctgagggagtgctgtactgtcggagggtcagtgctgagggaacctgcactgtgggaggctcagtgctgagggagtgccgcactgtcggagggtcagtgctgagggagtgccgcactgtcggagggtcagtgctgagggagcgccgcactgtcggaNNNNNNNNNNNNNNNNNNNNNNNNNNNNNNNNNNNNNNNNNNNNNNNNNNNNNNNNNNNNNNNNNNNNNNNNNNNNNNNNNNNNNNNNNNNNNNNNNNNNNNNNNNNNNNNNNNNNNNNNNNNNNNNNNNNNNNNNNNNNNNNNNNNNNNNNNNNNNNNNNNNNNNNNNNNNNNNNNNNNNNNNNNNNNNNNNNNNNNNNNNNNNNNNNNNNNNNNNNNNNNNNNNNNNNNNNNNNNNNNNNNNNNNNNNNNNNNNNNNNNNNNNNNNNNNNNNNNNNNNNNNNNgtgccgcactgtcggagggtcagtgctgagggagtgccgcactgtcacagggtcagtgctgagggagtgccgcactgtgggagggtcagtgctgagggagtgccgcactgtcggacggtcagtgctgagggagcctgcactgtgggagggtcagtgttgagggagactgcactgtcacagggtcagtgctgagggagcgccgcactgtgggagggtcagtgctgagggagactgcactgtgggagggtcagtgctgagggagggctgcactgtcggagggtcagtgctgagggagggctgcactgtcggagggtcaatgctgagagagtgccgcactgtcggagggtcagtgctgagggagtgccgcactgtcggagggtcagtgctgtgggagcgcCACAATGTCGGAGTTTGTCTCGCACTTGGCTTAAGTTGAATCTGTTTTGATCGTGAATTAAAAACAACCTAATGTTTTGAGAGATGTGAAACATTGATCTTCCATGTAATTTGTGTGGGTTTTAATTGCAGGTTACAGACACTGGCATGCTGACCTTCGATCTGATGACACGCCACTTGAAGCAGGGTTGGCTTTCACTTGCAAACTAAAATCAAACATCCCTTTTCAAGGCcgggaagtgctggagaagcagAAAGCTGAGGGCCTGTTTAAACGCTTACTGTGTTTCACCATTGATGAGTAAGTGACTGAACCATTACTGTCTCAGAAACAGGGATTGTGGGAGCTAGTGTATTTAAAATTGCAACAACTTCCAAATGTAATCTTGCACTGTGGATTTGAGCCCATTTTTGAGTGAATCTCCCCTTAGAATCTTACAGAGTAATCCAATTGGTTTCATTCCTGGTGATCTACCCATATCATCTTGAGTTTATTTCCCTCCagttttattctgaaattattaaTTGTCCCATTTACAAGCccctgttgcaggcagtgagttccgaATTATAACGAcatgctgtgtaaaaaaaattcttttgcaTCCTCCCTGCACCTTGTGCACAAAGCCTTAAATTCCAATCCTTTCAACTTCTGTGAACAGAACATAATCCTGTAAGTCATGTCTGAAATTTCCTGATAACCTCCTGTTCTCGAAGGAGAACAATTCTAGCTTCTCCATCCTCATCTTGTCACTGAAATTCCTCGTCATTGGATCcatttggtaaatctcttctgtacccctGAACCAAATGAAACACTTTATTTGCTGCCTGAGCAGAGATTGATATAAGTTCCCTGCGTTTATATCCAACATCCCTGCTTATGGAGACCAAGCTGCCCCAAGCTTTGCTGACACCGGTCCCAATACTGACACCGGTCCCAATACTGACACCGGTCCCAATACTGACACCGGTCCCAATACTTATTCCAGATTCAAAGATCTAGGCATTTGAACATAATGTTTCTCTGACCCCACACACTCTTTAAAACTCTACCCTGTTAGTAAGATAGATTACTATATGATTTAAAGTGCTGAATAATCAGAGCTGAGCTGTAGAATGGAAGAACCGCAGAAAAATCAGGAATAGAAAGCTGCCAAACACTGTGTTTCCTAATGTCTGAGAACAGTCTAGATTCATTTCAAGGTTATGATCCCCAGACTGCAGTAAGTACAGGGCTACTTAAAACACAGGCCTCAGCCCACCCCCATGATTCAGATTGTTGTAGGATAATTTACAGAAAGATGCGGTGCACACTCCCGCCAAATTGCTTTCAGTAGGTCATGACCTGAACATCAGTGTGAGAGGTGGCTCTTACTGTACAGTCTCGTACTGTTTTGTGTAAAAAATCAATTGTTATTCCATAGGAACGTCCCCATGTTTGGTCTGGAAGTTATTTGGAGGAACGGGAAAATAGTTGGACACATTCGGAGGGCAGATTTTGCATTTACACTCAACAAGACCATCGCATACGGCTATGTCAGGGATCCTGATGGCGGAGTCGTAAGTAAAGATAATATCAACACCTCGGAGTGTTTgaggggtcagtgtagaggaaggtttaccctgtatctaatcctgtgctgttCCTGTTCTGGGAGCGtttgaattagaatcatagagtccctacaatgtggaaacaggcccttcggcccaacaagtccacaccgaccctccgaagaataaccccaccaagacccattgccctaccctatcactctacatttactcctgactaatgcacctcacctacaaaTTCCTGagcactacgagcaatttagcttggccagccCATCTAAGCAAaagtagcacccagaggaaacccacgcagacacggggagaatgtgcaaactccacacagagtcacctgaggcgggaattgaacccgggtctctggtgctgtgaggcagcagtgctaaccactgtgccaccgtgccccacAACTGAGGGGGATCAATGTAGTGGAAGCTTTACTCTTTATCTGATCTTCCTGTACTGGTTCCTTCCATTGTTGACCCTGTGAACTCTCccagtgacaaaaacagaaaatgctagaaaagctcagcaggtctggcaagtgTCTGTGAAgtgagatcagagttaatgtttcgggtccagtgagtCGTCTTCAGCCCCCTTTCAGAGTGTTAGTTCTCATTGTCCCTCTCTGACCTTCCTGTCTTGTACATGAGGCTATTGATCAATGACATGGTGTTGACAGACACCAGGCTGTGGGGTTGTGATGCTTTTCCAGCCTTAGCTAGTGCAGGTACATCATGTAATCAAGAACACTAATGTGATAATATCCCTTATCACAGGAGGGATTTAAAAGTCAGGCAGTTATGTTTCAGTTCTGCAGGTCACTTGTAAGATCACATCTTAAATAATGTGTGCAGTTATAGTTTCCTTATTTAAAGACGATGTAAAAGCATTGGAagtgattcagaggagatttactggattgatacctggaatgagtgagttgtgttatggggaaaggttggacagactgggtttgttcTCAGTGGAGTTTTgagagtgaggggtgatttgatcgAAGGGTatcagatcctgaatggtcttaacAAGGTGCACAGGGAAAGggtcagtccagaaccaggaacacagatttaaaattaggGTCGCCTTTTTCTAACTGAGCTGAGGATAATTCTTCTTAGGATCATGTGGCTTTCAGCATCTCTACCTGAGGAAGTATAGTCATTAAATAATTGTAAGACAGATATGGATAGATGTTTGTTTGGCAAAGGATCAGAGATGATTAGGGATGGATGAACATGTGGAATTTGAGCCACACCCAGATCAGTCACGGTCCAGTTAAATGGCAGAGCGGGCTCCATGTCCAATGATGTATTGCACTTCTTGTGTACATTTGGATGTTCATACACTTTCTATCACTTGACCTTCCAAGGCCTTCACAGTGATTAGTAAGAATATAAGAGATATGAACAataaggaggtcattcagcccattgaggtgctccaccaatcaataagatcTTGACTGGTCTGATTATTGCCTCAACTGCAATGTTTCTGTTTTCACCCCATTACTCCTCAGTCTTTTGAAGCTcaaagccttgaatatattcaatgattcagCTTCTACAGTTGTGTGGGCCAGTGAACCCAAAATTAACAATCCTTTGGTAGAAGTTATTCTTTCTCATTTCCACCTGAAATTGGATACCTCATATTtgtaaactgtgacccctagttctgtaGAGCTATATCCTGTAGAGCTGTAACAAGACTTCTCTGTGTTAATACTCGATCCCCATTCCAataacgcccccccccccccccccccccccagagtcccccccccaccacccccagagTCTTCTCAACTCAGGTTGGTAAGATATCATGGTGTGCCagtgggatcagtgctgagacctcaACTATTCACAATTGATATCAATGAGTTAGATGGAGCAACATTTGGTGGCCTAATTTGATAATGACACACCGATACAAAAGTAAGTTATTGAGAGGACATAAGGGAACTACAGCATACATTATGCAGGTGGGGACAAGTGTGGCAGATGAAATCCAACGTGGAAAATATCAGATACTATATTTTgtcaagaagaataaaaaagaagcatgttATGTAAATGGTGAGAGTACAGACTTCTGAGGTGCAGGAGGATCTAGGTGTCCTTATACATGAGTCATAAAAgattagtgtgcaggtacagcaagtaattagaaaagctaatagaatgtcatTTTTTTATTGTGATGGGAATTGAGTAGGAACATTGGGAGGTTATGCTACAGTTATGTAGAGACTGGTGGGAACACAGCTGGAAGTACGTACATGTGTTGGAgggagttcagagaaggtttatcagaCCAATCCCTGGAATGCTGtgttgtctgatgaggaaaggttgaacaggttaggCTTGTATGCCCTGGTGGTTAGGAGGTAGGCGGTCAAACATAAACAATTCTGATGAGGCTGGACTGTgtggacatggagagaatgtttcctgtAGTGGtgaaatctagaactagggggtcaatgtttaaaaatcagggatcaCACATTTAAAGCAGATTAAGAGTTTTTTGTCCtctaagggttgtgaatctttagaatacTTCTCTCAAAAAATGGATGGCAGCAGAGGTCCTGAGTATTGTGAAGGAAGAGGTGGGTAGAGTTTTGTGAAGCAAGGTACAAATGTAGTTTTTGGGGTTGGAGTCCGATGAGCTGTGAATGTGTTGAAAGTAAAGCAGGTTCAAGCAGCCTACTCCTGGTCCAGAtgtacaacaaggacagaatctcaGGATAGACGGCTgatcatttagaacatagaacatagaagaatacagcgcagtacaggccctttggccctcgatgttgcgccgatccaagcccacctaacctatactaacccactatcctccatatacctatccaatgcccgcttaaatgcccataaagagggagagtccaccactgctactggcagggcattccatgaacttacaactcgctgagtgaagaacctacccctaacttcagtcctatatctacccccccttaattttaatacccgactccatacacgggaaaaggttcacactgtcaaccctatataaccccctaatcatcttgtacacctcaatcaagtcacccctaaaccttcttttctctaatgaaaacagccccaagtgtctcagtctatcctcatacgatcttccttccataccaggcaacatcctggtaaacctcctctgcacccgttccagtgcctccacatccttcctatagtatggcaaccaaaactgcacacaatattccagatgcagccgcaccagagtcttatacaactgcatcatgacctcaggactcccgaactcaattcctctaccaataaaagccagtacgccatatgccttcctcaccgcactatttacctgggtggcaactttcagagatctgtgtacatggacaccaagatccctctgctcatccacactaccaagtatccgaccattagcccagtaccccatcttttagttattcttcccaaagtgaatcacctcgcacttagctacattgaattccatctgccacctttctgcccagctctgcagcttatctatatcNNNNNNNNNNNNNNNNNNNNNNNNNNNNNNNNNNNNNNNNNNNNNNNNNNNNNNNNNNNNNNNNNNNNNNNNNNNNNNNNNNNNNNNNNNNNNNNNNNNNNNNNNNNNNNNNNNNNNNNNNNNNNNNNNNNNNNNNNNNNNNNNNNNNNNNNNNNNNNNNNNNNNNNNNNNNNNNNNNNNNNNNNNNNNNNNNNNNNNNNNNNNNNNNNNNNNNNNNNNNNNNNNNNNNNNNNNNNNNNNNNNNNNNNNNNNNNNNNNNNNNNNNNNNNNNNNNNNNNNNNNNNNNNNNNNNNNNNNNNNNNNNNNNNNNNNNNNNNNNNNNNNNNNNNNNNNNNNNNNNNNNNNNNNNNNNNNNNNNNNNNNNNNNNNNNNNNNNNNNNNNNNNNNNNNNNNNNNNNNNNNNNNNNNNNNNNNNNNNNNNNNNNNNNNNNNNNNNNNNNNNNNNNNNNNNNNNNNNNNNNNNNNNNNNNNNNNNNNNNNNNNNNNNNNNNNNNNNNNNNNNNNNNNNNNNNNNNNNNNNNNNNNNNNNNNNNNNNNNNNNNNNNNNNNNNNNNNNNNNNNNNNNNNNNNNNNNNNNNNNNNNNNNNNNNNNNNNNNNNNNNNNNNNNNNNNNNNNNNNNNNNNNNNNNNNNNNNNNNNNNNNNNNNNNNNNNNNNNNNNNNNNNNNNNNNNNNNNNNNNNNNNNNNNNNNNNNNNNNNNNNNNNNNNNNNNNNNNNNNNNNNNNNNNNNNNNNNNNNNNNNNNNNNNNNNNNNNNNNNNNNNNNNNNNNNNNNNNNNNNNNNNNNNNNNNNNNNNNNNNNNNNNNNNNNNNNNNNNNNNNNNNNNNNNNNNNNNNNNNNNNNNNNNNNNNNNNNNNNNNNNNNNNNNNNNNNNNNNNNNNNNNNNNNNNNNNNNNNNNNNNNNNNNNNNNNNNNNNNNNNNNNNNNNNNNNNNNNNNNNNNNNNNNNNNNNNNNNNNNNNNN includes:
- the LOC122548532 gene encoding sarcosine dehydrogenase, mitochondrial-like, whose product is MGIEIAVFLVNVKLTIPLSIHSRSVLQEVLDTDLSNEAFPFSTHQVVKAAGHTVRAMRLSFVGELGWELHVPRESCVAVHRAVMQSGAKFGIANAGYRAIDSLSIEKGYRHWHADLRSDDTPLEAGLAFTCKLKSNIPFQGREVLEKQKAEGLFKRLLCFTIDENVPMFGLEVIWRNGKIVGHIRRADFAFTLNKTIAYGYVRDPDGGVVTPDFVKSGEYLLERMGICYPAKVHLKSPFDPNNKRVKGIYS